The Chryseobacterium sp. 7 genome includes a region encoding these proteins:
- the paaD gene encoding 1,2-phenylacetyl-CoA epoxidase subunit PaaD, giving the protein MVPDPEIPVINIVELGIVREAKITSENSCEVTITPTYSACPAMFTIEEDIMKIMKENGWEAKVVTKMFPIWTTDWITDEAREKLRVYGITPPEKGADEHHIGKPKKCPRCGSEHTKQISRFGSTLCKASYQCLDCLEPFDYFKCH; this is encoded by the coding sequence ATGGTTCCCGATCCGGAAATCCCGGTAATCAATATTGTGGAATTAGGTATTGTAAGAGAGGCGAAAATTACCAGTGAGAATTCTTGTGAAGTAACGATTACGCCTACTTATTCTGCCTGTCCCGCTATGTTTACCATTGAGGAAGACATCATGAAAATCATGAAAGAAAACGGATGGGAAGCGAAAGTAGTAACCAAGATGTTTCCAATCTGGACAACAGACTGGATTACTGATGAAGCAAGAGAAAAACTTCGTGTGTACGGAATTACACCTCCGGAAAAAGGAGCAGATGAACATCACATTGGGAAACCGAAAAAATGTCCGCGTTGCGGTTCCGAGCATACCAAGCAGATCAGCAGATTCGGGTCTACTTTGTGTAAGGCATCTTATCAGTGTTTAGACTGTCTGGAACCCTTTGATTATTTTAAATGCCATTGA
- a CDS encoding sensor histidine kinase, whose protein sequence is MFVTAVLIYIRSYKQRKKEHLNEMERKNELHQRELLSTQLEIQQATMQQIGRELHDNIGQKLTLVSLYVQQMLYENKVSEASERIDQVSQIINQSLQDLRSLSKTLTDDNINQKEIVTLIQEEADNTNSFKKCNVNFKHNFKQLDLGFVHKNMLLRITQEFIQNSIKHSHCKNIFISLNTSEDILWELDIRDDGIGFDTSQIKSNGIGLTNMKNRAEIIGASFLMESHENAGTHLNIILKKQS, encoded by the coding sequence ATGTTTGTAACTGCTGTATTAATCTATATCAGAAGTTACAAACAACGCAAAAAAGAGCATCTGAATGAAATGGAAAGAAAAAACGAACTTCACCAGAGAGAGCTCCTGTCTACCCAGCTGGAAATTCAGCAGGCCACTATGCAGCAGATCGGGAGGGAACTTCATGATAACATAGGTCAAAAACTTACCCTCGTTAGTTTGTATGTACAGCAAATGCTTTATGAAAACAAAGTTTCTGAGGCCAGTGAAAGAATTGATCAGGTTTCCCAGATCATCAACCAGTCTTTGCAGGATCTCAGGAGTCTGTCTAAAACATTAACGGATGACAATATCAATCAAAAGGAAATTGTAACATTAATACAGGAGGAGGCAGACAATACCAATTCCTTTAAAAAGTGTAATGTTAATTTTAAACATAATTTCAAGCAGCTGGATTTAGGATTTGTTCATAAAAATATGCTGCTCAGAATCACACAGGAGTTCATTCAGAACAGCATAAAACATTCCCACTGCAAAAACATCTTCATCAGCCTGAACACTTCTGAAGACATCCTTTGGGAGCTTGATATTCGTGATGATGGAATTGGGTTTGATACTTCACAGATCAAATCCAACGGAATAGGCCTCACCAATATGAAAAACAGAGCCGAAATCATAGGCGCAAGCTTTCTTATGGAAAGCCATGAAAATGCAGGAACCCACCTCAATATTATCTTAAAAAAACAGTCATGA
- a CDS encoding 2Fe-2S iron-sulfur cluster-binding protein: MNSFYKLKTVKVQKDTSEAVNVAVEIPEELKDKFRFKQGQYLNFRMMINGNEERRSYSICNAPSEKGNTLEVLVKLLEGGKVSGYFNEHLHMDEVLEVMPPMGGFNTSYHPTNVKTYVGLAAGSGISPVLSNIKESLYQEPNSNAYLFYSNRSMNHVMKKGEIDKLVETFNGRLKVVYLVSREKHEDPIFEGRISPEKLDLLFERYTDIDVKEATFFICGPSEMIKGIADYLKKDKKVPAIQVLFEYFTAPDEENTEEMSDEFKAIANIESMVTVIIDDDEYSFHLNSKKESILDKALKDQLPVPFACKGGVCCTCKAQVLEGEVFMEKNYALTEEEVARGFVLTCQCHPTTNVVMLNYDV, from the coding sequence ATGAATTCATTTTATAAACTTAAAACAGTTAAAGTTCAGAAAGATACTTCCGAAGCAGTGAATGTAGCGGTAGAAATCCCTGAAGAACTGAAAGATAAGTTCAGATTCAAACAAGGGCAGTATCTGAATTTCCGAATGATGATCAACGGAAATGAAGAAAGACGTTCTTATTCTATCTGCAACGCTCCGAGTGAAAAAGGCAATACGCTGGAAGTATTGGTGAAATTGCTTGAAGGCGGAAAAGTATCAGGTTATTTCAATGAACACCTTCACATGGATGAAGTGCTGGAAGTAATGCCGCCAATGGGTGGTTTCAACACTTCTTATCACCCGACAAACGTGAAAACTTATGTGGGGCTGGCTGCAGGAAGCGGAATTTCCCCTGTTTTATCTAATATTAAAGAAAGCCTTTATCAGGAACCGAATTCAAACGCTTATTTGTTTTACAGCAACAGAAGCATGAATCATGTGATGAAAAAGGGTGAAATTGATAAACTGGTGGAAACTTTTAACGGCAGATTGAAAGTTGTTTATTTAGTAAGCCGTGAAAAACATGAAGATCCTATTTTTGAAGGAAGAATTTCTCCGGAAAAACTGGATTTACTGTTTGAAAGGTATACAGATATTGATGTAAAAGAAGCTACCTTTTTCATTTGCGGACCTTCAGAAATGATTAAAGGGATCGCAGATTATCTGAAAAAAGATAAAAAAGTGCCTGCTATCCAGGTTCTATTTGAATATTTCACCGCTCCGGATGAAGAAAATACGGAGGAAATGAGTGATGAATTCAAGGCAATTGCCAATATTGAAAGTATGGTAACGGTAATCATTGATGATGATGAATATTCGTTCCATCTTAATTCTAAAAAAGAGAGTATCTTAGATAAAGCATTGAAAGATCAGCTTCCGGTTCCTTTCGCATGTAAAGGAGGCGTTTGCTGTACGTGTAAGGCGCAGGTTCTGGAAGGAGAGGTTTTCATGGAGAAAAACTATGCGCTTACCGAAGAAGAAGTAGCCAGAGGCTTCGTTCTTACCTGCCAATGTCACCCTACAACCAATGTGGTGATGCTTAATTATGATGTTTAA
- a CDS encoding TetR/AcrR family transcriptional regulator, giving the protein MELKEKQRKILDVAVELFKEKGYMGSSVRDLATKLNIKAASLYAHIRSKEEILEWICFGIAQEFFDELQEVKNTDISPREKLNLLLDKHLSVVLKNRDVTHIYSNEWKHLEERLPEFVELRKNYQQEVEELISEIYKAENWELKSPSFTTRFILHTLNNSYFWFKRSSDSTDEITDEIRDKILFGLLGNQHS; this is encoded by the coding sequence ATGGAACTAAAAGAAAAACAGAGAAAAATATTAGACGTAGCAGTAGAACTTTTCAAAGAGAAGGGCTATATGGGGAGTTCTGTAAGAGATCTGGCTACGAAACTCAATATTAAAGCAGCATCACTGTACGCGCACATCCGTTCAAAGGAAGAAATTCTGGAATGGATTTGTTTCGGCATTGCTCAGGAGTTTTTCGATGAGCTTCAGGAAGTAAAGAATACAGACATTTCTCCAAGAGAAAAACTGAATCTTTTATTGGATAAACACTTATCTGTTGTCCTTAAAAACCGCGATGTTACTCATATTTATTCCAATGAATGGAAGCATCTTGAAGAAAGACTTCCTGAATTTGTGGAATTAAGAAAAAACTATCAGCAGGAAGTAGAAGAATTGATTTCCGAGATCTACAAAGCTGAAAACTGGGAACTGAAATCGCCATCATTTACCACAAGATTTATCCTTCATACTCTAAATAATTCCTATTTCTGGTTCAAAAGAAGCAGTGATTCTACTGATGAAATTACCGATGAAATAAGAGATAAGATTCTTTTTGGTCTGTTGGGAAATCAGCATTCATAA
- a CDS encoding enoyl-CoA hydratase/isomerase family protein: MYTQLDIETHFDGKLKIAYLNQPETMNALTKPALSDLRDFVKECSEDETVRCVAISGRGRAFCSGQNLDEAFVVGTEHHDHDIIRKIVVDYYNPLVLEVTRCKKPVIALVNGPAVGAGAMLALISDFVLANEKAYFAQAFSNIGLIPDTGGTYFLPKLLGRQLANYLAFTGKKLSAEESKAHGLVAEVFTEEEFVPKSMEILERMANMPTAALKLTKKAFASSYTNTLKEQLELEGDLQQEAAGTEDFIEGVNAFLQKRKPNYKGK, from the coding sequence ATGTATACACAACTTGATATTGAAACGCATTTTGACGGGAAGCTTAAAATAGCATATCTTAATCAACCGGAAACCATGAATGCCCTTACTAAGCCGGCTTTATCAGATCTTAGAGACTTTGTTAAAGAATGCAGCGAAGATGAAACGGTAAGATGTGTTGCCATTTCCGGAAGAGGAAGAGCGTTCTGCTCAGGTCAGAATCTGGATGAAGCTTTTGTGGTAGGTACAGAACATCACGATCATGACATCATCAGAAAAATTGTGGTAGACTATTATAACCCTTTAGTGTTAGAAGTTACCCGTTGCAAAAAACCAGTTATTGCTTTAGTAAACGGTCCTGCAGTAGGAGCCGGAGCGATGTTGGCTTTAATATCTGACTTCGTTTTAGCGAATGAGAAAGCCTATTTTGCTCAGGCATTTTCAAATATCGGTTTGATTCCTGATACAGGAGGAACTTATTTTTTACCGAAACTGTTAGGAAGACAATTGGCTAATTATTTAGCATTTACCGGTAAAAAATTATCTGCAGAAGAATCTAAAGCGCATGGTTTGGTTGCTGAAGTTTTCACTGAAGAAGAATTCGTTCCAAAATCTATGGAAATCCTTGAAAGAATGGCCAACATGCCTACAGCAGCGCTTAAGCTTACGAAAAAAGCTTTTGCCAGTTCTTATACCAATACATTGAAAGAGCAGCTGGAGTTGGAAGGAGATCTTCAGCAGGAAGCTGCAGGCACAGAAGACTTCATAGAAGGAGTAAATGCCTTTTTACAGAAAAGAAAACCTAATTATAAAGGAAAATAA
- the clpB gene encoding ATP-dependent chaperone ClpB — translation MNLNQYTVKSQEAIQAAQQVAMELGNQSIEPQHLLEGIFQVDENISPFLLKKSEADANLVRERNRENLEKLPKVQGGNIYLSQSANKVLLDAPNIAKKMGDEYVTIEHLWLSLLETSSEVSKMLKDMGVTKNLLEGAIKELRKGSKATSASSEETYQSLNKYAKNFNELAAEGKLDPVIGRDEEIRRVLQILSRRTKNNPILIGEPGVGKTAIAEGIAHRIISGDVPENLMDKTLFSLDMGALIAGAKYKGEFEERLKSVVNEVIKSDGQIILFIDEIHTLVGAGGGEGAMDAANILKPALARGELRAIGATTLNEYQKYFEKDKALERRFQKVMVEEPDTESAISILRGIKDKYEAHHKVRIKDEAIIAAVEMSQRYISDRFLPDKAIDLIDEASAKLRMEINSKPEELDVLDRRLMQLEIELAAISREGNQTKIDHLKEDIAKISEQRNEINAKWLKEKQKSEDLTQIKKDIESLKHEAERASRAGDYAKVAEIQYGKLREKEEELSKMELEMQNHQNELIKEEVTAENISEVIGKWTGIPVTKLLQSEREKLLNLESELHHRVVGQDEAIQAVADAIRRNRAGLSDDKKPIGSFLFLGTTGVGKTELAKALAEFLFDDENNMTRIDMSEYQERHSVSRLVGAPPGYVGYDEGGQLTEAVRRRPYSVVLLDEIEKAHPDVFNTLLQVLDDGRLTDNKGRVVNFKNSIIIMTSNLGSHLIQENFENLTEENQDEIVDKTKDEVFDLLKQTLRPEFLNRIDEVVLFQPLRKKEIGKIVQYQLRGFNEMLSKRNIIMTFTQDAVDYLMNKGYDPAFGARPLKRVIQQEVLNKLSKEILAGNVNDGDRITLDYFVETGLVFRPTEQ, via the coding sequence ATGAACTTAAACCAATATACTGTAAAATCACAGGAAGCCATCCAGGCAGCACAACAGGTTGCAATGGAACTGGGCAACCAAAGTATCGAACCTCAACATCTCCTTGAAGGTATCTTCCAGGTGGATGAAAATATATCGCCTTTCCTACTGAAGAAATCTGAAGCAGATGCCAATTTGGTAAGAGAGCGCAACCGTGAAAATTTAGAAAAACTTCCTAAAGTACAGGGAGGAAACATTTATCTTTCACAATCTGCCAACAAAGTATTGCTGGATGCACCCAATATCGCTAAAAAGATGGGTGACGAATATGTAACGATTGAACATTTATGGCTGTCTCTTTTAGAAACTAGTTCAGAGGTATCCAAAATGCTGAAAGATATGGGCGTAACCAAAAATCTATTGGAAGGCGCTATTAAAGAATTAAGAAAAGGAAGCAAAGCAACTTCTGCAAGTTCCGAAGAAACGTATCAGTCTTTAAATAAATATGCTAAAAACTTCAACGAGTTGGCAGCAGAAGGGAAACTGGATCCCGTAATCGGGCGTGATGAAGAAATCAGAAGGGTTTTACAGATCCTTTCCAGAAGAACTAAAAACAATCCTATCCTAATCGGGGAGCCGGGTGTAGGTAAAACGGCGATTGCTGAGGGAATTGCCCACAGAATTATCAGCGGGGACGTTCCTGAAAACCTGATGGATAAAACGTTATTCTCATTAGATATGGGAGCTTTGATCGCCGGCGCAAAATATAAAGGCGAATTTGAAGAGCGTTTAAAATCTGTCGTAAATGAAGTGATCAAGTCTGACGGACAGATTATCCTTTTCATTGATGAGATCCACACTTTGGTAGGAGCCGGAGGTGGTGAAGGAGCAATGGATGCCGCCAATATTTTAAAACCTGCCTTAGCAAGAGGAGAATTAAGAGCTATTGGTGCTACTACTTTGAATGAATATCAAAAGTATTTTGAAAAAGATAAAGCCTTAGAAAGACGTTTTCAGAAAGTAATGGTGGAAGAACCGGATACTGAATCTGCAATCTCTATCCTCCGTGGAATCAAAGATAAATATGAAGCCCACCACAAAGTAAGAATCAAAGATGAGGCAATTATTGCTGCGGTGGAAATGTCTCAAAGATATATTTCAGACCGTTTCTTACCAGATAAAGCAATTGACCTTATTGATGAAGCTTCTGCAAAACTGAGAATGGAAATCAATTCCAAACCGGAAGAGCTAGATGTTCTGGACAGAAGACTGATGCAGCTGGAAATTGAATTGGCGGCCATTTCAAGAGAGGGCAACCAGACAAAAATTGATCATCTGAAAGAGGATATTGCAAAAATTTCTGAACAGAGAAATGAGATCAATGCAAAATGGCTGAAAGAAAAACAGAAAAGTGAAGATCTTACCCAGATCAAAAAAGATATTGAATCTCTGAAACATGAAGCTGAAAGAGCTTCCAGAGCCGGAGATTATGCAAAGGTAGCGGAGATCCAATACGGAAAACTTCGTGAAAAAGAAGAAGAACTCAGCAAGATGGAGCTGGAAATGCAGAATCATCAGAATGAGCTGATCAAAGAAGAAGTTACTGCAGAAAACATTTCTGAAGTAATTGGTAAATGGACAGGTATCCCTGTAACCAAATTATTACAGTCAGAAAGAGAAAAATTATTAAATCTTGAATCTGAGCTGCACCATAGAGTTGTAGGACAGGATGAAGCGATTCAGGCAGTAGCAGATGCTATAAGAAGAAACAGAGCCGGATTGAGCGATGATAAAAAGCCTATTGGTTCATTCCTATTTCTGGGAACAACCGGGGTGGGTAAAACCGAGCTGGCAAAAGCATTGGCAGAATTCTTATTCGATGATGAAAATAACATGACCAGAATTGATATGAGTGAATATCAGGAACGTCACAGTGTTTCAAGATTGGTGGGAGCGCCTCCGGGATATGTAGGATATGATGAAGGTGGACAGTTGACTGAGGCAGTAAGAAGAAGACCTTATTCTGTAGTGCTTTTGGATGAGATTGAAAAAGCACATCCGGATGTGTTCAACACCTTACTTCAGGTTTTGGATGATGGACGTCTGACAGATAATAAAGGCCGTGTGGTGAATTTCAAGAATTCAATCATCATTATGACCTCGAATTTAGGTTCACATCTGATTCAGGAGAATTTTGAAAACCTTACTGAGGAAAATCAGGATGAAATTGTGGATAAAACGAAAGATGAAGTTTTCGATCTTTTAAAACAAACGCTGCGACCAGAGTTCCTGAACAGAATTGACGAGGTTGTGCTGTTCCAGCCTTTAAGAAAAAAAGAAATTGGAAAAATCGTACAATATCAGTTGAGAGGATTCAATGAAATGTTATCTAAACGAAACATTATCATGACTTTCACTCAGGATGCGGTAGATTACCTGATGAATAAAGGATATGATCCTGCCTTTGGAGCAAGACCACTGAAAAGAGTGATTCAACAGGAAGTATTAAACAAACTGTCTAAAGAAATTCTTGCAGGAAATGTAAATGACGGTGACAGAATTACACTGGATTACTTTGTAGAAACAGGGTTGGTTTTCCGACCTACCGAACAATAA
- the paaA gene encoding 1,2-phenylacetyl-CoA epoxidase subunit PaaA, whose translation MDLEKFVQYVHEENKVEPKDVMPDDYRKLLVRQISQHAHSEIVGMLPEANWISRAPSLRRKMALLAKVQDEAGHGLYLYSATETLGDGSIRADRDATYDDMLEGKAKYSSIFNYPTLSWADIGAIGWLVDGAAIMNQVMLMGNSYGPYSRAMVKICKEESFHQRQGYEILMALCRGTKQQKEMAQASLNRFWWPALMMFGPNDDSSPNSKISMNYRVKRESNDNLRQRFIDVTVSQAEFLGLTIPDKDLKWNEERQHYDFGELPWDEFMEILKGNGPCNKKRIETKRKAQRENSWVKEAAAAFAEKQQKEVI comes from the coding sequence ATGGACTTAGAAAAATTTGTTCAATACGTTCACGAAGAAAATAAAGTAGAACCAAAAGATGTAATGCCGGATGATTACAGAAAATTATTGGTTCGTCAGATTTCACAGCATGCCCATTCCGAAATTGTAGGAATGCTGCCGGAAGCTAACTGGATTTCCAGAGCACCTTCATTGAGAAGAAAAATGGCTCTTTTAGCAAAAGTTCAGGATGAAGCAGGTCATGGTTTATACCTTTATTCTGCCACTGAAACTTTAGGAGATGGAAGCATCAGAGCAGACAGAGATGCCACCTATGATGATATGCTGGAAGGAAAAGCAAAATATTCAAGTATTTTCAACTATCCTACTTTGAGCTGGGCTGATATCGGTGCCATCGGTTGGTTGGTAGACGGTGCTGCGATTATGAATCAGGTAATGCTGATGGGGAACTCTTATGGACCTTATTCGAGAGCAATGGTGAAGATCTGTAAAGAAGAATCTTTCCACCAAAGACAAGGGTATGAGATTCTGATGGCGCTATGCCGTGGTACAAAACAACAGAAAGAAATGGCTCAGGCTTCATTAAACCGTTTCTGGTGGCCGGCTCTAATGATGTTCGGGCCTAACGATGACAGCTCGCCAAACTCTAAAATCTCTATGAATTACAGAGTAAAAAGAGAAAGTAACGATAACCTTCGTCAGAGATTTATCGATGTTACTGTTTCTCAGGCTGAATTCTTAGGATTAACTATTCCGGATAAAGATCTGAAATGGAATGAGGAAAGACAGCATTATGATTTCGGAGAACTTCCCTGGGATGAATTCATGGAAATCTTAAAAGGAAACGGCCCTTGCAATAAGAAGCGTATTGAAACAAAACGAAAAGCGCAAAGAGAAAATTCGTGGGTAAAAGAAGCAGCGGCAGCTTTTGCAGAGAAACAACAAAAAGAAGTAATATAA
- a CDS encoding phenylacetate--CoA ligase family protein: MDFSVEYLELGQLRQLQSDRLISLISYLGEKSEFYKKKFDELQISPQDIRSIEDIAKLPITYKQDLRDNYPFGLFTVPKSELQRIHCSSGTTGKPTVVGYTKEDVDLFSEVVARSLHAAGARPGMQLHNAYGYGIFTGGLGLHYGAEMLGMSVLPISGGMTARQVDLIVDFKPEVICCSPSYALTIADEFAKRGISAEDISLKYAVLGSEPWTEIIRGHIEEKLGVHATNIYGLSEIIGPGVSMEDFEEKGGAYIWEDHFYPEILDPVTKQPVPFGEEGVLVITTLTKKAMPLLRYWTNDITSLYYDENAKRTMVKMKPIVGRADDMLIVRGVNVYPSQIEDAFSYVKGVVPNYYLTPVEKEHMCIALDIDVEIDDELVKTQKIEANTDDYFNFVGNFGKNIENEIKKRVGITTKVKIHAQDSLPKCEGGKINRILKK; encoded by the coding sequence ATGGATTTTTCAGTTGAATATCTGGAGCTGGGTCAGTTGAGACAGCTTCAATCCGACCGGTTGATCAGCCTGATCAGCTATTTGGGAGAGAAGTCGGAATTTTATAAAAAGAAATTTGATGAATTACAAATATCTCCGCAGGATATAAGGTCGATTGAGGATATCGCTAAGCTTCCTATTACTTACAAACAGGATTTAAGAGATAATTATCCGTTCGGGTTATTTACCGTTCCTAAAAGTGAACTTCAACGTATTCACTGCTCAAGTGGAACCACGGGAAAACCAACTGTGGTAGGGTATACCAAAGAAGACGTAGACCTTTTCAGTGAAGTGGTGGCAAGATCTTTACATGCAGCAGGTGCAAGACCTGGAATGCAGTTGCACAATGCCTATGGTTACGGAATTTTTACGGGAGGTTTAGGACTGCATTACGGAGCTGAAATGCTAGGCATGAGCGTTCTTCCTATTTCAGGAGGGATGACGGCAAGACAGGTAGACCTGATTGTAGATTTTAAACCGGAAGTGATTTGCTGCTCGCCTTCATACGCTTTAACGATTGCGGATGAGTTTGCAAAAAGAGGAATTTCTGCAGAGGACATCAGCCTAAAATATGCAGTATTAGGTTCAGAACCATGGACGGAGATTATCAGAGGTCACATTGAAGAAAAATTAGGGGTACATGCAACCAATATTTATGGTTTAAGTGAAATTATCGGCCCTGGGGTTTCCATGGAGGATTTTGAAGAGAAGGGAGGGGCTTATATCTGGGAAGATCATTTCTATCCTGAAATTTTAGATCCGGTGACCAAACAGCCGGTTCCTTTCGGGGAAGAAGGCGTATTGGTGATTACTACTTTAACCAAAAAAGCAATGCCGCTTTTACGTTACTGGACCAATGATATTACAAGCCTTTACTACGATGAAAATGCCAAAAGAACCATGGTGAAAATGAAACCCATCGTTGGAAGAGCAGATGATATGCTGATCGTAAGAGGAGTAAATGTATATCCAAGCCAGATCGAAGATGCTTTTTCTTATGTGAAAGGTGTGGTTCCGAATTACTATCTTACGCCAGTAGAAAAAGAGCACATGTGTATCGCTTTGGATATAGATGTAGAAATAGATGATGAATTGGTAAAAACTCAGAAAATAGAAGCCAATACCGATGATTATTTTAATTTTGTCGGGAACTTTGGAAAAAATATAGAAAACGAAATAAAAAAGAGGGTAGGAATTACAACCAAAGTAAAAATTCATGCCCAGGACAGCCTGCCAAAGTGCGAAGGTGGAAAAATTAATAGAATACTAAAAAAATAA
- the paaC gene encoding 1,2-phenylacetyl-CoA epoxidase subunit PaaC, whose protein sequence is MNPLYNYLLKLADDSFIMGQRLSAWCGEGPYLEEDIALTNIALDELGQANNFYVYASRVIDNGKSEDDIAFLRYEHEYVNAHWTELPNEDYAQTILKVYVLSVYQKLMYEALSNSANEELAAIAQKSLKEVRYHYTHAASWMKIFAQGTEESRERLVKAIENIWEYTKGLFAKTEGEDDLVALNIAPNADALYEEFIAVTKKDFADFGLEYPENPFMQPKSRTGYHTEYFGFILCELQYMQRAYPGCTW, encoded by the coding sequence ATGAACCCATTATATAATTATTTATTAAAACTAGCAGACGACAGTTTCATTATGGGGCAGCGTTTGTCTGCGTGGTGCGGTGAAGGTCCTTATCTGGAGGAAGATATTGCATTAACGAATATTGCGTTGGATGAACTAGGTCAGGCTAATAACTTTTACGTTTATGCTTCAAGAGTGATAGACAACGGAAAAAGTGAAGATGATATCGCATTTTTAAGATATGAGCATGAATACGTGAATGCACATTGGACAGAACTTCCTAATGAAGATTATGCACAGACTATTTTGAAAGTATATGTATTGTCTGTATATCAAAAACTGATGTATGAGGCACTGTCAAACTCTGCTAATGAAGAATTGGCTGCCATTGCTCAAAAATCATTGAAAGAAGTAAGGTATCATTATACTCACGCTGCGTCATGGATGAAAATATTCGCACAGGGAACGGAAGAAAGCCGTGAACGTTTGGTAAAAGCTATTGAAAATATCTGGGAGTATACAAAAGGTCTTTTTGCCAAAACAGAAGGCGAAGATGATTTGGTTGCTTTAAATATTGCTCCAAATGCAGATGCGCTTTACGAAGAATTCATTGCTGTTACAAAGAAAGATTTTGCAGATTTCGGTTTAGAATATCCGGAAAATCCTTTCATGCAGCCAAAATCAAGAACAGGATACCATACAGAGTATTTCGGATTTATCCTTTGTGAACTTCAGTATATGCAGAGAGCATATCCTGGGTGTACCTGGTAA
- the paaB gene encoding 1,2-phenylacetyl-CoA epoxidase subunit PaaB, which produces MANLDMWEVFIQTKPGLSHKHVGIVQAPTAEMALQNARDVYTRRKEGTSVWVVPSKYIVTSEGIDKEAFFDPADDKLYRHPTFYEIPNDVKNM; this is translated from the coding sequence ATGGCAAATTTAGATATGTGGGAAGTGTTTATTCAGACTAAACCGGGATTATCTCACAAACACGTTGGAATTGTACAGGCACCAACAGCAGAAATGGCTTTGCAGAATGCAAGAGACGTTTATACAAGAAGAAAAGAAGGAACTTCTGTTTGGGTGGTTCCAAGCAAATATATTGTGACTTCAGAAGGGATTGATAAAGAAGCTTTCTTTGATCCGGCTGATGATAAACTATACCGTCACCCAACGTTCTATGAGATTCCAAACGACGTAAAAAATATGTAA